Proteins encoded in a region of the Streptomyces akebiae genome:
- a CDS encoding MogA/MoaB family molybdenum cofactor biosynthesis protein has protein sequence MTAPAEPPLGGALTAPYAALVVTASNRAAAGIYEDRGGPLIAEGLRGFGFAVDGPQVVPDGDPVEAALRAGVDAGYDVIVTTGGTGISPTDRTPEATRAVLDHEVPGIPEAIRAYGRQKVPTAVLSRGLAGVARGTLIVNLPGSTGGVRDGLAVLEPLLTHAVDQIRGGDHQRPAPGGSPAEEDPSRPRGGAS, from the coding sequence ATGACGGCCCCGGCGGAACCACCGCTCGGGGGCGCCCTCACCGCGCCGTACGCCGCCCTGGTCGTGACCGCCTCCAACCGCGCCGCCGCCGGAATCTACGAGGACCGGGGCGGGCCCCTGATCGCCGAGGGACTCAGGGGGTTCGGCTTCGCCGTCGACGGCCCCCAGGTCGTGCCCGACGGCGACCCCGTGGAGGCCGCGCTGAGGGCGGGCGTCGACGCCGGGTACGACGTGATCGTGACGACCGGCGGAACCGGCATCTCGCCCACCGACCGCACCCCGGAGGCCACCCGCGCGGTCCTCGACCACGAGGTCCCCGGCATCCCCGAGGCGATCAGGGCGTACGGTCGGCAGAAGGTGCCCACGGCCGTGCTCTCCCGGGGCCTCGCCGGAGTCGCGCGCGGCACCCTGATCGTCAACCTGCCGGGCTCGACCGGCGGCGTACGGGACGGCCTGGCCGTCCTGGAACCCCTGCTGACCCACGCCGTCGACCAGATCCGCGGCGGGGACCACCAGAGGCCGGCCCCCGGCGGCTCACCGGCCGAGGAGGACCCCTCCAGACCCCGTGGGGGTGCGAGCTGA
- a CDS encoding penicillin acylase family protein yields the protein MPTDTTPSGQQSGKSGRKKGRKVRLFLIVLVLAIIGGVGYGAFWSVSTVRASFPQTKGSITLDGLAGPVDVKRDGHGIPQIYASSDEDLFMAQGYVQAQDRFYEMDVRRHMTAGRLSEMFGEGQVDNDEFLRTLGWHRIAEEEYEKTLSAETKKYLDAYAKGVNAYLAGKDGDEISVEYAALGFAGDYKPEAWTPVDSVAWLKAMAWDLRGNMQDEIDRALMTSRLGPKQIADLYPQYPYGRNGTIVQEGQYDELTETWSDGSGSTQSADGSTQGTGGTGTGTGTAGTSTDSGALQTQLDGLYNVLEDLPEAVGVNGNGIGSNSWVVSGDHTITGKPLLANDPHLSAALPSVWYQMGLHCKAVSAKCQYDVSGYTFSGMPGVVIGHNADIAWGMTNSGVDVTDLYLEKLTGDGYQYGSKVLPFDTREETIEVAGGTSKRIVVRTTNNGPLLSDRNDELVQVGKKATVDQDAPDRGDGYGIALRWTALDPGTSMDAVFAMNKAKDWDGFREAAALFDVPSQNLIYADTEGHIGYQLPGKIPTRGEGDGSLPAPGWDPRYRWTGYIDQDELPYEYDPERGYIVTANQAVVDKKYPYTLTSDWGYGTRAQRITSLIESKIKGGGKISTDDMRQMQMDNSSEIAKLLVPLLLKIDVGDQHVREAQKLLEGWDYTQDADSAAAAYFNSVWRNILKLAFGDKLPKELRVEGQCLSVEPVDSTGPADEDQKVRECGRRDADQAQPDGGDRWFEVVRRLVDDQDNAWWSTPKTRNLKAADTRDELFQRAMRDARWELTAKLGKDIDSWSWGRLHRLFLKNQTLGTEGPGFLQYMLNRGPWKLGGGEATVNATGWNAAGGYEVVWVPSMRMVVNLGDLDKSKWINLTGASGHAYNAHYTDQTEKWVKGELLTWSFSDKAVDGSTSDTLLLKP from the coding sequence ATGCCCACCGACACCACCCCCTCCGGCCAGCAGTCCGGCAAGTCCGGCAGGAAGAAGGGACGCAAAGTCCGTCTTTTCCTGATCGTCCTGGTCCTGGCCATCATCGGTGGCGTCGGCTACGGGGCGTTCTGGTCCGTCTCCACCGTGCGCGCCTCCTTCCCGCAGACCAAGGGTTCGATAACCCTGGACGGTCTGGCGGGACCGGTCGACGTCAAACGCGACGGCCACGGGATCCCGCAGATCTACGCCTCCTCCGACGAGGACCTGTTCATGGCGCAGGGCTACGTCCAGGCACAGGACCGGTTCTACGAGATGGACGTGCGCCGCCACATGACGGCCGGCCGCCTCTCGGAGATGTTCGGCGAGGGCCAGGTCGACAACGACGAGTTCCTGCGCACCCTCGGCTGGCACCGGATCGCCGAGGAGGAGTACGAGAAGACGCTCTCCGCCGAGACGAAGAAGTACCTCGACGCGTACGCCAAGGGGGTCAACGCCTACCTGGCCGGCAAGGACGGCGACGAGATCTCCGTCGAGTACGCGGCCCTCGGCTTCGCAGGCGACTACAAGCCCGAGGCCTGGACCCCCGTCGACTCGGTTGCCTGGCTGAAGGCGATGGCGTGGGACCTGCGCGGCAACATGCAGGACGAGATCGACCGCGCCCTGATGACCAGCCGCCTCGGCCCCAAGCAGATCGCCGACCTGTACCCGCAGTACCCCTACGGCCGCAACGGGACGATCGTGCAGGAGGGTCAGTACGACGAGCTGACCGAGACCTGGTCGGACGGGTCGGGGTCGACGCAGAGCGCCGACGGCTCCACACAGGGCACCGGGGGCACCGGGACGGGTACGGGGACCGCCGGCACGTCCACCGACTCCGGAGCCCTCCAGACCCAGCTGGACGGCCTCTACAACGTCCTGGAGGACCTGCCCGAGGCCGTCGGCGTGAACGGCAACGGCATCGGCTCCAACTCCTGGGTCGTCTCCGGCGACCACACCATCACCGGCAAGCCGCTGCTCGCCAACGACCCGCACCTGTCGGCGGCGCTGCCGTCGGTCTGGTACCAGATGGGCCTGCACTGCAAGGCCGTCTCCGCGAAGTGCCAGTACGACGTCTCCGGCTACACCTTCTCCGGCATGCCCGGCGTGGTCATCGGCCACAACGCCGACATCGCCTGGGGCATGACCAACTCCGGCGTCGACGTCACCGACCTCTACCTGGAGAAGCTCACCGGCGACGGCTACCAGTACGGCTCCAAGGTCCTGCCCTTCGACACCCGCGAGGAGACCATCGAGGTCGCCGGCGGCACGTCCAAGAGGATCGTCGTCCGGACGACCAACAACGGCCCCCTGCTCTCCGACCGCAACGACGAACTCGTCCAGGTCGGCAAGAAGGCCACGGTCGACCAGGACGCCCCGGACCGGGGCGACGGCTACGGCATCGCCCTGCGCTGGACCGCGCTCGACCCCGGCACCTCCATGGACGCCGTCTTCGCCATGAACAAGGCCAAGGACTGGGACGGCTTCCGCGAGGCCGCCGCCCTGTTCGACGTCCCCTCGCAGAACCTGATCTACGCCGACACCGAGGGCCACATCGGCTACCAGCTGCCCGGCAAGATCCCCACCCGCGGCGAGGGCGACGGCTCGCTGCCCGCCCCGGGCTGGGACCCCCGCTACCGCTGGACCGGCTACATCGACCAGGACGAACTGCCCTACGAGTACGACCCCGAGCGCGGCTACATCGTCACCGCCAACCAGGCCGTCGTCGACAAGAAGTACCCGTACACGCTCACCTCGGACTGGGGCTACGGCACGCGCGCGCAGCGGATCACCAGCCTGATCGAGTCCAAGATCAAGGGTGGCGGCAAGATCTCCACCGACGACATGCGGCAGATGCAGATGGACAACAGCAGCGAGATCGCCAAGCTGCTCGTGCCGCTGCTGCTCAAGATCGACGTCGGCGACCAGCACGTCCGCGAGGCGCAGAAGCTCCTGGAGGGCTGGGACTACACCCAGGACGCCGACTCGGCGGCCGCCGCGTACTTCAACTCGGTCTGGCGCAACATCCTCAAGCTCGCCTTCGGTGACAAGCTGCCCAAGGAGCTGCGCGTCGAGGGACAGTGCCTGTCGGTCGAGCCGGTCGACTCCACGGGCCCCGCCGACGAGGACCAGAAGGTGCGCGAGTGCGGCAGGCGCGACGCGGACCAGGCGCAGCCGGACGGCGGCGACCGCTGGTTCGAGGTGGTCCGCCGGCTCGTCGACGACCAGGACAACGCCTGGTGGTCCACGCCGAAGACCCGCAACCTGAAGGCCGCCGACACCCGTGACGAGCTGTTCCAGCGGGCCATGCGGGACGCCCGTTGGGAGCTGACCGCCAAGCTCGGCAAGGACATCGACAGCTGGAGCTGGGGCCGGCTGCACCGTCTGTTCCTGAAGAACCAGACCCTCGGCACCGAGGGCCCCGGTTTCCTCCAGTACATGCTCAACCGCGGCCCCTGGAAGCTGGGCGGCGGCGAGGCCACGGTCAACGCCACCGGCTGGAACGCGGCGGGCGGCTACGAGGTCGTCTGGGTGCCCTCGATGCGCATGGTGGTGAACCTCGGGGACCTCGACAAGTCCAAGTGGATCAACCTCACCGGCGCCTCCGGGCACGCGTACAACGCGCACTACACCGACCAGACCGAGAAGTGGGTCAAGGGCGAGCTGCTCACCTGGTCGTTCTCGGACAAGGCGGTCGACGGCAGCACCAGTGACACGCTCTTGCTGAAGCCGTAG
- the moaC gene encoding cyclic pyranopterin monophosphate synthase MoaC has protein sequence MSTPQDRLTHIDEAGAARMVDVSGKDVTARTARASGRVLVSPKVVELLRGEGVPKGDALATARIAGIMGAKRTPDLIPLCHPLAVSGVKVDLAVADDAVEILATVKTTDRTGVEMEALTAVSVAALTVIDMVKAVDKGAVITDVRVEEKTGGKSGDWSRA, from the coding sequence ATGAGTACGCCGCAGGACCGACTGACCCACATCGACGAGGCGGGCGCCGCTCGCATGGTCGACGTCTCCGGGAAGGACGTGACCGCGCGCACCGCCCGCGCCAGCGGCCGGGTCCTGGTCTCCCCGAAGGTGGTCGAACTGCTGCGCGGCGAGGGGGTGCCCAAGGGCGACGCCCTCGCCACCGCGCGCATCGCCGGGATCATGGGCGCCAAACGCACCCCCGACCTGATCCCGCTCTGCCACCCGCTCGCGGTCTCGGGCGTCAAGGTCGACCTGGCGGTCGCGGACGACGCCGTCGAGATCCTCGCGACCGTGAAGACCACCGACCGCACGGGCGTAGAGATGGAAGCCCTCACGGCGGTCTCCGTCGCCGCGCTCACCGTGATCGACATGGTGAAGGCGGTCGACAAGGGCGCGGTCATCACGGACGTCCGCGTCGAGGAGAAGACGGGCGGCAAGTCGGGCGACTGGAGCCGGGCATGA
- a CDS encoding 5-formyltetrahydrofolate cyclo-ligase: MLRRELLLMRSGLTPDDVRETTGALAGRALGLPELAHARTVAAYVSVGSEPGTLALLDALRARGVRVLLPVLLPDNDLDWGVYEGEASLARVRHGGRMELLEPAGERLGPNAVTTADVVLLPGLAVDARGMRLGRGGGSYDRVLARLDRAGADPALVVLLYDTEVVDRVPEEEHDRPVHAVVTPSGVRRLT; the protein is encoded by the coding sequence ATGTTGCGACGAGAGCTCCTCCTGATGAGGAGCGGGTTGACACCGGATGACGTCCGGGAAACGACGGGCGCCCTTGCGGGCCGGGCGCTCGGTCTGCCCGAACTGGCGCACGCGCGCACGGTCGCGGCGTACGTCTCGGTGGGGAGTGAGCCGGGCACTCTCGCGCTCCTCGACGCGCTCCGCGCGCGGGGCGTGCGCGTCCTGCTCCCGGTGCTGCTGCCCGACAACGACCTCGACTGGGGCGTCTACGAGGGAGAGGCCTCTCTCGCGCGCGTACGGCACGGCGGCCGCATGGAACTCCTCGAACCCGCCGGTGAGCGGCTCGGCCCCAACGCGGTGACCACCGCCGACGTCGTCCTGCTCCCGGGCCTCGCGGTCGACGCGCGCGGGATGCGTCTCGGACGGGGCGGCGGCTCCTACGACCGCGTCCTGGCCCGTCTGGACCGCGCGGGCGCCGACCCGGCGCTCGTGGTCCTGCTGTACGACACGGAGGTGGTCGACCGGGTGCCGGAGGAGGAACACGACCGCCCGGTGCACGCGGTGGTGACGCCCTCGGGGGTACGGCGCCTGACATGA
- the glp gene encoding molybdotransferase-like divisome protein Glp → MSTAATRTTGRDHLWSVTEHLEDILATVHPLEPIELQLLDAQGCVLVEDVTVPVSLPPFDNSSMDGYAVRVADVAGASEEFPAVLTVIGDVAAGQSEQPQVGPGEAARIMTGAPLPPGAEAVVPVEWTDGGLGEGPVSGMRARSASPEGATGQVAVHRAAEARAHVRAEGSDVRAGERALAAGTILGPPQLGLLAAIGRASVRVRPRPRVVVLSTGSELIPPGDTLAAGQIYDSNSFALTAAARDAGAIAYRVGAVADDAETLRSTIEDQLVRADLVVTTGGVSVGAYDVVKEALESVGDEDEEGAGIDFRKLAMQPGKPQGFGTIGPDHTPLLALPGNPVSSYVSFELFVRPAIRTLMGLDDVHRPTTTATLRAPKALTSPAARRQYLRGTYADGEVTPVGGAGSHLVAALAHADALIVIPEDTESVEPGTEVEVVLLG, encoded by the coding sequence TTGAGCACCGCCGCGACCCGCACCACCGGCCGGGACCACCTCTGGTCGGTGACCGAGCACCTGGAGGACATCCTCGCCACCGTCCACCCCCTGGAGCCCATCGAACTGCAACTCCTCGACGCCCAGGGCTGCGTCCTGGTCGAGGACGTCACGGTGCCGGTGTCACTGCCGCCGTTCGACAACAGCTCCATGGACGGGTACGCGGTGCGGGTCGCGGACGTCGCGGGCGCGAGCGAGGAGTTCCCCGCCGTGCTCACGGTGATCGGCGACGTCGCGGCGGGCCAGAGCGAACAGCCGCAGGTGGGCCCCGGCGAGGCCGCCCGCATCATGACCGGCGCCCCCCTGCCGCCCGGCGCGGAGGCGGTCGTCCCGGTGGAGTGGACCGACGGCGGCCTCGGCGAGGGACCCGTCTCCGGGATGCGCGCCCGCAGCGCGAGCCCCGAGGGCGCCACCGGCCAGGTCGCCGTGCACCGCGCCGCCGAGGCACGCGCGCACGTGCGCGCGGAGGGCAGCGACGTCAGGGCCGGCGAACGCGCCCTGGCGGCCGGCACCATCCTCGGCCCGCCCCAGCTCGGCCTGCTCGCCGCCATCGGCCGCGCCTCGGTACGCGTACGCCCGCGCCCGCGAGTGGTGGTGCTCTCCACCGGCAGTGAACTGATCCCGCCGGGCGACACCCTGGCCGCCGGCCAGATCTACGACTCCAACAGCTTCGCCCTCACCGCCGCCGCCCGGGACGCGGGTGCCATCGCCTACCGCGTCGGGGCCGTCGCCGACGACGCCGAGACCCTCCGCTCCACCATCGAGGACCAGCTCGTCCGCGCCGACCTGGTGGTCACCACCGGCGGGGTCAGCGTGGGCGCGTACGACGTCGTCAAGGAAGCCCTGGAGTCCGTCGGCGACGAGGACGAGGAAGGCGCCGGCATCGACTTCCGCAAGCTCGCCATGCAGCCCGGCAAGCCCCAGGGCTTCGGCACCATCGGCCCCGACCACACCCCGCTCCTCGCGCTCCCCGGCAACCCGGTGTCGTCGTACGTCTCCTTCGAACTCTTCGTCCGGCCCGCCATCCGCACCCTGATGGGCCTCGACGACGTCCACCGTCCGACGACCACGGCGACCCTGCGGGCCCCCAAGGCGCTGACCTCGCCCGCGGCCCGTCGGCAGTACCTCCGCGGCACGTACGCCGACGGCGAGGTCACCCCCGTGGGAGGTGCCGGATCGCACCTCGTCGCCGCCCTCGCGCACGCGGACGCGCTCATCGTGATCCCCGAGGACACCGAGTCGGTCGAGCCCGGTACGGAGGTGGAGGTCGTCCTGCTCGGCTGA
- the galU gene encoding UTP--glucose-1-phosphate uridylyltransferase GalU, with product MSEANPRISKAVIPAAGLGTRFLPATKATPKEMLPVVDKPAIQYVVEEAASAGLDDVLMITGRNKRPLEDHFDRNYELESALQKKGDAHRLAKVQESSDLATMHYVRQGDPKGLGHAVLCAAPHVGDEPFAVLLGDDLIDPRDPLLQRMVEVQEQNGGSVIALMEVAPEQIHLYGCAAVDATEDGDVVKVTGMVEKPDPADAPSNYAVIGRYVLAPQIFDVLRRTEPGRGGEIQLTDALQQLAADEKVGGPVHGVVFKGRRYDTGDRGDYLRAIVRLACEREDLGPDFRTWLRSYVAEEM from the coding sequence ATGAGTGAGGCGAACCCCAGGATCAGCAAGGCTGTCATTCCCGCCGCGGGTCTGGGAACCCGGTTCCTGCCGGCCACCAAGGCGACTCCCAAGGAGATGCTGCCGGTGGTCGACAAGCCGGCGATCCAGTACGTGGTGGAGGAGGCCGCGTCGGCCGGTCTCGACGACGTCCTGATGATCACCGGCCGGAACAAGCGCCCCCTTGAGGACCACTTCGACCGCAACTACGAACTGGAGTCGGCCCTCCAGAAGAAGGGCGACGCCCACCGGCTCGCCAAGGTCCAGGAGTCCAGCGACCTCGCGACCATGCACTACGTCCGCCAGGGCGACCCCAAAGGCCTCGGTCACGCGGTGCTGTGCGCCGCCCCGCACGTGGGCGACGAACCCTTCGCGGTCCTCCTCGGCGACGACCTGATCGACCCCCGCGACCCGCTCCTGCAGCGCATGGTCGAGGTCCAGGAACAGAACGGCGGCAGCGTCATCGCCCTCATGGAGGTCGCGCCGGAGCAGATCCACCTCTACGGCTGCGCGGCCGTCGACGCCACCGAGGACGGCGACGTCGTCAAGGTCACGGGCATGGTCGAGAAGCCGGACCCGGCCGACGCCCCGTCGAACTACGCGGTCATCGGCCGCTACGTCCTCGCCCCGCAGATCTTCGACGTCCTGCGCCGGACCGAGCCGGGCCGCGGCGGCGAGATCCAGCTCACCGACGCCCTCCAGCAGCTCGCCGCGGACGAGAAGGTCGGCGGCCCCGTGCACGGCGTCGTCTTCAAGGGCCGGCGCTATGACACCGGAGACCGTGGCGACTACCTGCGTGCCATTGTCAGACTCGCGTGCGAACGTGAAGACCTGGGCCCGGACTTCCGGACCTGGCTTCGCAGTTACGTAGCCGAGGAGATGTAG